Within Desulfobacter sp., the genomic segment TGTACGAAAAGGGCACCGGCCGCATCAAAATGAGGGCCAGGTATGTGATTGAAGACAATGAACTGGTCTTCAACGCCCTGCCCCACCACGGGTCAACGGAAAAAATCTACGAACAGATCGCTGCCCAGATGTCCGCCAAGAAACTGCCCATGGTGGCAGATATCAGAGATGAATCCGACCATGAAGACCCCACCCGCCTGGTGGTGATCCCCAGATCCAACCGGGTGGATCTCAATGCCCTGGCCGCTCATCTCTTTGCCACCACCGACCTTGAAAAGTCATATTCCGTCAACATGAATATGATCGGCCTGGACGGGCGGCCCGGCGTCAAAAACCTTCTGGAAATCCTTTCGGAATGGCTGGAATTCCGGAAGGATACCATTGAGAAAAAGCTGAGGTTCCGGCTGGACAAAGTGCTCAGCCGGCTGCACATCCTTGAAGGGTTTAAAATCGCCTATCTGAATATTGATGAGGTGATCCGCATTATCCGGGAATCAGACCATCCCAAACAGGATCTGATGGATGCCTTCGGTCTCACCGATGTCCAGGCCAAAGCCATCCTGGACATCCGGCTGCGCCAGTTGGCAAAACTGGAAGAAATCAAGATTCTGGCCGAGATGGATGAGCTGAACACAGAACGCAAGTCCCTTGAAAAGACCCTGAACTCTCCCAAGGCCTTTAAAACCTTCCTCATCAACGAAATCAAGGAGGATGCAAAAAAATACGGGGATCCCAGGCGGTCACCCATAAAGGAAAGGGAGGATGCTGAGGCATTTTCCGTCACCGATGTTCTGGACATTGAGCCGGTGACCATCATCCTTTCGGCCAACGGATGGATCCGGTCGGCCAAAGGGCACGAAATCAATCCTGAAAACGTAAAATTCAGATCCGGCGACCAGTTTTTATGTCACCTTCGGACCCGCAGCGACAAACCCATTGTCCTGCTGGACAACACCGGCCGTTCCTACACCCTCTACTCCCACACCCTGCCCTCGGCCAGGGGCAATGGCGAGCCGGTCACCGGCCACCTCACCCTTACGCCGGGCAGCACCATCCATCACATGGTGGCAGGGGAAGACAAGGACCTGTTTTTAATGGCCTCGGACAGGGGATACGGATTCATCATGGCATTTTCCGATTACCTGACCAATTATAAAAACGGGAAGGCCGTCCTCACCCTCCAAAAGGACCAGTCCCCCCTGCCCCCCCAACGGGTGCCGGATATGGAAAAGGATAACGTGCTGGCCGTCACCACCATGGGCCGGTTGCTGATATTCAAACTCAATGAACTGCCCCGTCTAAAAAAGGGAAAAGGTAATAAAATTATCCATCTACCCCTGCCCCTGAAAAACGAAGCCAGACCGGAAAAGCTCAAGTTCCTAAAAATATTGCCATTAAATTCAAACCTTGTTATACATGCAGGCAAACACTTTCTGAGGCTGAGTCCGGGAAACCAGGCAGACTACACCGGGATGCGCGGCAGACGCGGCAAGCTGCTTCCCCGGGGATACCGGAACGTTGACACCGTAGAGGTCATTCCTGTCCAACCGGTTAATGACATGGGTTCATGAGAAATTTTTTAGTAAAACATTTCATACTTCTAACGTTGATATGCCTGACCCTGGGCGCCGTCTGTGTTTCGATCCTGGTTCATCACAAGGATATCGGACAGCCCGCAGATACCGTAGAACTGATTAAGAAAACAGGAAAACTGCGGCTGATCACCGCCAATGCAGTGAACACCTGCTATTATTACGAGGGGACCCCCACGGGATTTGAATACGATCTGGCCAAGGCCTTTGCCGACTATCTCAATGTTGAACTGGATATTGTCATTCCGGGATGGAACAATATGTTTGCCTACCTGGATCAGGGCAAGGGGGACTTCATCGCCGCAGGGATTGCCATTACCCGCAAACGGCTGGAGCATGCCGATTTTTCAATTCCCTATATGACTATCCAGCAGCGGATCATCCACCATAACCTGGTTTTCGGGCCCAAGAACATTGATGATATGGAGTTCCGCACCTTCCATGTCCGCCGCGGTACCTCCTACCAGTCCAGGCTGGCCGAAATAAAAGGTTCCGGGGTCGACCTCAACTATATTCTCCATAACAACACCCCCACCCAGGAGCTGATCGCCATGGTCCAGAACCGGCAGATCAAATTCACGGTGGCAGATTCCAACCTGGCCCTGCTCAACAAACGCTATTTCCCTGATATTGAGGTCGGCATCCCCATCCAGGAAAAGGAATCCCTGGCCTGGGCAGTGCGAAAGAACGACGCCTCCATGCTCAAAGAGATCAATAGGTTCTTTCTCTATGCCAATGAAAAGGGGATTTTAAAAAAAATAACTAAAAAATACTATGACAACATCAAAGATTTTGATGTATATGAATTAAAAAAATTCCATGAGCGGATTGAAACCCGGCTGCCGGCCTTTCAGGAAGTCCTTGAACAGGAATCCGAGAAATACGGATTTGACTGGCGCCTCATGGCGGCCGTGGTATACCAGGAATCCCATTTCAATCCCAAAGCCAAAAGCTTTACCAATGTTAGGGGGCTGATGCAGGTCACCAAGGCCACGGCAAGGGAAATGGGAATTGCCAACCGTCTCAATCCGGCACAGAGCATCCGGGCCGGTATAAAATACCTGGACCAGATGCACCAACGATTTGATTATATTGAGGATAACTACCAGCGGATGCTGTTCGCTTTGGCCAGTTATAATATCGGATACGGTCATGTAAAAGATGCTATTAAACTCGCTGCGGAAAGAGGACTGGATCCCGAAACCTGGCAGGCCCTGAAAACAACCCTGCCCCTGCTGTCTAAAAAGAGTTACTATAAAAAAGCCAAGCACGGGTATGCCAGGGGGTGGGAACCGGTCCATTACGTGGAACGGATTTTGACATATTTTGATATTCTCAAACAAAAAACACTATCCTGAAACAGCCGTCCCTGAGGGCAGGCATTCGGGAAAACAATAATGAATCGATTTTCGAAGTTGATGACTTGGGCAAACCGCTTGACCAACAGCGGCAGTCGATTCCGACACTTTAAAAAAATGAGAGCGTGAATGACAAGAAAAATACTGATAAACGCCCTGGATCCTGAAGAAAACAGAATCGCTGCGGTGTATGACAACAAACTGGACCAGTTCCACATTGAGACCGCGGCCAAGGAAGTGACCAAGGGCAATATCTACAAGGGCATTGTCACCCGGGTCGAACAGAGCCTCCAGGCCGTCTTTGTGGATTACGGCGCACAAAAAAACGGATTTCTGCAGAAAAACGAAATCCACCCCGATTATTTCCAGGATGTGGAAAAAAAGGACAAATCCCTGTTCAACCTGATTAAAAAAGGGCAGGAACTCATTGTCCAGGTATCCAAGGACCCCATCAACCAAAAAGGGGCCATGCTCACCACCTATATTTCCCTGCCCGGGCGCTTCGGCGTTCTCATGCCGGGAAACACCACCCGTGGGGTATCCAGAAAAATCGGCGAAGACGATGAAAGAAAGCGGCTGGTTAAAATCCTGAAAAGCCTGAAGATTGCCGAAGGCTTCGGCATGATCGTCCGCACCGCAGGCAAAGGGGCCACCAAAACCCTTCTCACCGCAGACCTTCGCTATCTGATGCGGGTGTGGAAAAACATCGACAAACAGGCCATGGAAAATCCGGCCCCCTGCCTGCTTTACAAGGAGCAAAGCCTGGCGGTCCGCTCCCTGAGGGATTATTTCACCACGGATATCAAAGAAATCCTCATCGACAGTCCAGAGACCTTTAAAGAGGTCAAAGAATTCATCGGCATGATCGCCCCCAAGCAGAAAAAGATCGTCCGCCTCTTTAAAGGGGAAAAACCGATTTTTACAAAATACCAGCTTGAGGAGCAGATCTCATCCATCTACCGCAGGGAGGTTCCCCTGAAGTCCGGTGGATTCCTGGTCATTGAACAGACCGAGGCCCTGGTCTCCATCGATGTCAACTCAGGCAAATCCACCAAAAAGAAAAACATCGAAGAAACCGCCCACCATACCAACCTTGAAGCGGCCGAAGAAGTGGCCCGGCAGCTCAGGCTCCGGGACATGGGCGGGCTCATCGTGGTGGACTTCATCGACATGAAGGAACGGCGCCACAAGGCCGAGATCACCCGGACCCTGAAAAAGCATTTAAAAGCAGACAAGGCCAAAACCAAGGTGGGCGGCATCACGGCCTTCGGCCTCCTGGAGATGTCCAGGCAGCGTATCCGCCACTCCATCACCTACGGCGCCTATGAAACCTGCCGCCACTGCAACGGCCGGGGCATGACCCCTTCCATGGAAACCCAGGGCCTTGCCTTTCTGCGCCAGCTCACCCTGAGGACCCTTAAGGCGGAGAAAAACCAGAAGTTCAACTGCAGGGTACCGGCGGATGTGGCCTACTACATTCTAAACACCAAACGGGAAGAATTGCTGGACCTGGAAACCAAGCGGCAGGTCTTTATCAATATTGAAATCGACGATACCATGGTCTCGGGCCAGAGCAGCATTAGTTAGACTCGCCTGCCTTGACATTCCTGGTATATCGGTGTATTTGGAACAATTTCAACTGAATGGAAAAAGGAGACACCATGCCCCTTGGGAAGGGAAGGCAAACAAGGAAGAAACTCGGAATAGCCGCGGCTGCGGCTGTCACGGCCCTTGTTTTCTTCCTGGTCTTCCAGAATCCATCAGGTGAGAAAGCCCCATCCCGGACAGACACCGGTTCCCAAGCACCGGCCGCCCCCCAGGCGGATCAGCCCGGGGATATTGTCATGGGGGAAATAGAAAAAAAGCCGGAGATAAATTACAGGAAATTAGACACGGACCAACCCCTGAAAGACCTGATGGCGGGCCGGAAACAGACTCTGGGCATTAAAAAGAGCCTGGACATGATTGTCCAATCCGATGAGACCTTTACCGTGGGAAAAACCACCGTATCCATGAAAAAGATACTGGAAAAGGCCTTTACCGGCCAGGGCCGCGTGTTTCAGGAAGAGATTTCAGAATCCGGCGCGGTTAGGCCCACAAAAATAACCGAATACGGTATTTATGTGGTACAGCCCGGAGACAATATCTGGAATATCCACTTCAGAATTCTCCGGGATTACTATGGCTCAAGGGGAATCGAACTGCAGGAGGCGGCGGATGAGCCCGGGGCCTCGGGCATGAGTTCCGGCGTGGGTAAAATCCTTAAATTTTCGGAAACAATGGTGATCATCTACAACATGGTCGAAGAAAAGATCACCCGGGATATCAATTTGATCGAGCCGCTGAGCAAAATCGTTGTCTATAACATGGACGCGGTGTTTGCTTTGCTTGAAGAAATCAGCTTTAACAATGTGGACAGGCTCCAGTTTGACGGACAGAACATCTGGATCCCTGCCAAAAAACGCTAATACTTTTATTATTTTTTAGGAGGAATACCTTGATCAGTACAGCATTTGCAATGGGCCCCACCGGCGGACAAGCAGCAGGACAGGCAGGCGGACTTGCCGGCTTCTTGCCCATTATCATTCTTTTTGCCATTTTTTACTTCCTTTTGATCCGGCCCCAGCAGAAAAAAGCCAAAGAACACAGAGAGATGATCAACAACCTCAAAAAAGGCAACCGCGTCATCACCTCCGGCGGCATCTACGGCACCATCACCTCCCTTGATGATACCACCCTCGGCATTGAAATTGCCGAAAAGGTTAAAATCAAAATCTCAAGGGGAAATGTCGCCGCACTGGTCACGGAAAATGAACCGGCCCAGAAATCAAAAGAAAAATAAATAATATCCTTCAGGAGTGTTGAGATTGAAACTATTTACCTTTAAACGCGTATTGAGCCTGGGAATTGTGATTGCTGCCGTTGTCTGCCTCCTTCCCACCTTTACCGATACCTGGCCCCATAAAAAGATCAACCTGGGGCTGGATCTCCAGGGGGGGATGCATCTGGTTCTCGAAGTTCAAAATGAAAAAGCCGTTGAAGCTGAGGTTGAGCGCACCATTGCCGAACTGAAGAAAGACCTGAGGTCTAAGGGCATCAAACACCTGGGCATCACCCGGACGCCGGACAACCAGATCTCGGCCAAAATTTCCGGCACAGACAGCCGGCAGGGTGTTGAGAAACTGCTGTCAGAAGATTATGCCAACCTGACCATTCCCTCCGTGGAAACCATAGAGGACGGCCTTGCCTTTACCCTGGCCCTGCCCGACGAGGAAACGGCAAACATCAAAAAAATGGCCACTGAACAGGCCCTTGAAACCATCCGGAACCGGATTGACGAATTCGGCGTGAGTGAACCGGACATCCGCATCCAGGGGGACAACAGAATCCTGCTCCAGTTGCCGGGTATCCAGGATCCTGACCGGGCAAAGGGACTCATCGGCAAAACCGCCCAGCTGACCTTTCAGCTGGTGAACGACGAGGCCGACGTCAATGCCGCGCTTAAAGGCAACCCGCCCGTTGGATCCGAAATCCTATACCAGCACAGAACGGATCCCAACTCCGGCGCGACCACCAATGTTCCCTTTCTCATCAAAAAACAGGTGTTGCTGGACGGCAGCCTGCTCACCAACGCCCGGGTGGAATTCGACCAGTTTCAGCAGCCCCAGGTTGGAATTGAATTCAACCGCAAGGGGGCCCGGATTTTTGACAGGATCACGGCCAAAAACGTAAACAAACGCCTGGCCATTGTTCTGGACAAGAACGTCTACTCCGCCCCCAATATCCAGGAGCGGATCGCCGGCGGCAAGGCCAGGATCACCGGCCAGTTCTCCATGAACGAAGCCAAAGACCTTGCCATTGCACTGCGGGCCGGCTCCCTGCCCGCCCCGGTCAAAATCATTGAAGAACGGACCGTCGGTCCCACCCTGGGTGCGGATTCCGTACGCATGGGCCTGATGTCCATGGTGGTCGGTTTCACCCTGGTCATCGCCTTCATGGTGGTGTACTACAAAACCGCCGGCATCATTGCCGACCTGGCCCTGATTGTGAATATTATCCTCATCGGAGGGGGACTTGCCGCCTTCCAGGCCACCCTGACCCTGCCGGGCATTGCCGGCATCATCCTGACCATCGGTATGGCCGTTGATGCCAACGTCATCATCTTTGAACGAATACGGGAAGAACTGAGGGCGGGAAGAACGCCCCTGGCAGCCGTACACACCGGGTACGAACGGGCGACCCTGACCATCATGGACGCCAACGTCACCACCCTGATCGCCGCCATTGTTCTGTTCCAGTTCGGCACCGGCCCCATCAAGGGCTTTGCCGTGACGCTGGGCCTGGGTATCGTGGCCAGTCTTTTTACTGCCCTGGTATTGTCCAAGAGTCTGTACAACATGATTCTTCAGAACAACCCCACTACTTCTACCCTTAGCATATAAAGGAACCTGTATAATGCAGTTTTTCAAGTCTGATGTTAATATAGACTTTATCGGCAAGCAGAAAATCGCGGCATGCTTTTCCGCACTGCTGATCCTGGCCGGTCTTGTGTCACTGGTTATTCACAAGGGTCCCAACTACGGCATTGACTTTGCCGGCGGGTCCCTGGTCCAGGTCAAATTCACCCAGGCTGTGGATGTCAGCGATATCCGCAGCGGCCTTGGCGAACTGGGGCTCAAGGATGTATCCGTGCAGGGATTCGGCGCCGTTGAAAACAACGAATACCTCATCCGCACCTCCAATGCCCACGCCTTCAGCGACAACCTGGAATCTGCCATCAACTCCGGCCTTGAAACGGCCACCAAACTGGTTCCAGAAATCCGCCGGGTGGAAATGGTCGGCCCCCAGGTGGGAGACGACCTGAAGAAAAAGGCCCTGCTGGCCATTTTCTACTCCCTGCTCTTCATCACCATTTATATTTCAGGCCGCTTTGAACAAAAATGGACCATTGCCGGCATCACTGCCGGAGCATTGATGACCGCCGTATATTTTCTGTCGGTATTCAATGTGTCCATGCCCTTTCTGATCGGTGCGGCCCTGGCCGTTTCCCTGGCCCTGTTCTGGACCCTCAGGTTCCAGTATGCCATGGGGGCCATTGTCGCCCTGATGCACGATGTGTTTATCACTGTGGGTATTTTCTCTATCCTGGACCTTGATGTGTCCCTGCCCATCATTGCAGCGCTGCTGACCATCATCGGTTACTCCCTCAATGACACCATCATCGTTTTCGACCGGATCAGGGAAAACCTCAAGGGCAACACCGATCCGTCGGCAGTGCCCAAATTGGCCAATAAAAGTATCAATGAAACCCTGTCAAGAACGATTCTGACATCCCTGACCACCCTGGTTGTGCTGTTTGCCCTCTTCTTTCTGGGCGGTGAAATTATCCATAATTTTGCCTTTGCAATGATCATCGGTGTACTCATTGGTACCTATTCATCGATTTTTGTTGCCACCCCGGTGGTACTCGCAGCCCAACACAAAGGATAATACATGCTTCCGGCAAAACGCATCTGGTTCATATCCGTTTTGATCATACCGGCACTGCTTGTGCTGCCTGCCTGCGGTGTCTTCGCCCCCAAACCCGAAGCCACCCCAACGGCGGAATCCGGACTGCCGGACCAGGAAGGGTCACCGGAGCAGCCGGTCACCGCCGCCCCGGAATCGGCACAGATCGAATCCCTTGAACAGAAAATCGATTTGCTGGAAGACAAAATCCATATCCTTGAAAGCCAGCTGGCCGGTCAGAAGAAAGTGGTGTACACCATCGAATATTCTGATCCGGCCCAGCTTTATAAAAAAGCGAGGACCCTGCTGCTGGCTAAGGAATACAACAATGCAGCAGACCTTTTTACCACCTTTGCCCAAAAGCACCCGGACCACAGCCTGGCAGACAATGCCGTGTACTGGCTGGGGGAATGCCGGTACACCACGGGCCAATATAAAGAGGCGGTCACCGTTTTCAAATCCCTGGTAAAATCCTACCCCAAGGCGGAAAAAGTACCGGACGCCCTGCTCAAGACGGGCTATGCCTACCTCTCCCTGGACGACATCAACCGGGCCAGCCACTATTTGACCCTGGTAATTAAAAAACACCCCTTTTCCCCGGCGGCAGAAAAGGCCCAGATCAAGCTCAAAGAATTTCAATAAACCGAGGGGCACCCCATGGAGCCGCTGACGGATACATACCTGCCATGGTTCATTCTCAGGGAGATCCCCGGCCTGAACAACAGGGTGCTCAAAGGGCTCATCCAAAAATTCAAAACTCCGGACGCAGCTTTCGGCGCCTCCCCCAAAAGCCTCGCCGCCGTCAAGGGCTTAGGCCCCAAGGGGATGCGGGCATTGTCACGCCACAGAGAGTATAAAAAAAAAGCATTGGCGGTTCTGGGCCGCGTTCAGCGGGCCGGGCTTAACATCGTCACCCTGTCCGACACTGAATACCCTGCCCTGTTAAAAAAAATCAATGATCCCCCCCTGTTTCTAACATACGCCGGCACCCTTGACGGCCGGGCGCCCTGCATCTCCATTGTGGGATCGCGCAAGGCCACCCGGTACGGGCGGGACACGGCAGAACACCTGGCAGGCTGCCTCAGCAACAGGGGATTTACCGTTGTCAGCGGCATGGCCCTGGGAATAGACACCGCCGCCCACAAAGGGGCATTGAATGCCCGGGGAAGGACAGCTGCGGTGCTTGGATCAGGGTTGTGCCGGATTTATCCCAGGCAGAACCATTCCCTTTACCAGAAAATTGCCGAGCATGGGACCGCCCTGTCGGAGTTCGCTCCGGACACCCCGCCCCTGCCAGGCTATTTTCCACTGCGCAACCGGATCATCGCAGGCATGTCCGTGGGCACCATCGTCGTGGAGGCGGCTGAAAAAAGCGGTTCGTTGATCACGGCCCGGCTGGCCGGAGAATATAACCGGGAAGTGTTTGCCGTGCCGGGCTCCATCAGGTCAAACACCAGCCGGGGCACCCATGCCCTGATCCGCCAGGGGGCCAAACTCATTGAGAATGAAAAGGATATCATTGATGAACTGGGGCATCTCGTACACGAAGAACCGTCAAAAGACGAAAAATGCACTCCCGGGAAAAATCCCAAACCGGTTATGGACAAACACCAGTCATTAATATATAACCTGCTGGACCCATACCCTGTGCACATTGACGATATTTCGGCCGGCACAGGCCTTGAAAGCCATGTGACGGCCGCGGCCCTCCTTGACATGGAATTGTCGGGACTTATATTGCGGCACCCGGGAAACTACTATTCAAAATCGGAGGAGTAAAATTGACAAAACCCCTAATTATTGTGGAATCCCCAACCAAAATCAAAACCCTTAAAAAGTACGTGGGCAAGGGATACAATGTGGCGGCCTCTGCCGGCCACATCCGGGATCTGCCGCCCAAAACCCTGGGGATTGATGTGGATGACAATTTTAAGGCAAAATATGTCAATATAAAAGACAAATCCAAAATCATTTCCAACCTGAAAAAAACCGCCAAGGATACCTTGGACGTCTACCTTGCCCCTGACCCGGACCGCGAGGGGGAAGCCATTGCCTTCCACATCATGGATGTGCTTAAAAAAAAGGGGCGCAGGTTCCACCGGGTGCTCATCCACGAGTTAACCAAAAAGGGAATCACCGATGCCCTGGAAAAAACCCTTGAACCTGACGTGGATAAATATGACGCCCAGCAGGCCCGGCGAAAACTGGACCGGCTGGTGGGCTACCAGATATCCCCTCTTCTGTGGCAGAAGGTCCAGCGGGGCCTGAGCGCCGGCCGCGTCCAATCCGTGGCCGTTAAAATCATCTGTGACAGGGAACGGGAAATCCGCAGGTTTGAGCCCGAAGAATACTGGACCATTACCACCGACCTCATGGCAGAGGCACCGCCGGAGTTCAACGCCGCCCTGACACGGATTTCAGGAAAAAAGGCCCAGATTTCCAACGGTGAACAGGCTGCGGCCATTGTGGCCGACCTTGAGGCGGCCCAGTTCATGGTGGATGAAATCAAGAAAAAAACCGTTAAACGGAATCCCCTGCCCCCGTTTATCACCAGTAAACTCCAGCAGGACGCCATCAACCGGCTGCGGTTCTCCGCCAAAAAAACCATGGTGGTGGCCCAGCAGCTCTATGAAGGTATTGAAATCGGAACCGGCGGCCCTGAAGGTCTGATCACCTACATGCGTACTGACTCCACCCGTATCGCCCCGGAAGCGGCCCAGGAGGCCATGACCCTCATCGCCAGCGAATACGGACAGGGCTATGCCCTGAACGCCCCCAGGTATTTCAAAAATAAAAACAAGGCCCAGGATGCCCATGAGGCCATCCGGCCCACCTCGGTATACAATACCCCGGACAAATTAAAATCCTTTCTGACCGAAGACCAGTTCAAGCTCTATGACCTGATCTGGAAGCGGTTTGTGGCCTCCCAGATGGCCCAGGCCCAGATTGACCAGAAATCCATACTGATCAAGGCCGGTGAAAAATATCTTTTTTCCGTATCAGGCTCCACTGTCAAATTCGACGGCTTTATGCGCCTGTACGCCACCCAGGACAAGGACAAGGAAAAAGACATCCAGTCCCTGCCCCCGGTGGAGGAAGGGGCAACCCTCAGCACCCGGAAAATTAATCCCAAACAGCATTTTACCAAACCGCCGCCCCGGTATTCAGAAGCCTCCCTGGTCAAGGAACTGGAAAAAAACGGCATCGGCAGGCCCTCCACCTATGCCTCCATTCTCGGAGTTATCCAGGACAAAGGCTATGTTGAACTCATCAAACGGTATTTTGTGCCCAGTGAACTTGGGTTCATCGTTAACGATCTGCTGGTGACCTCCTTCCCAAATCTTCTGGACATTTCATTTACCGCCCAGATGGAAAACAACCTGGATGATGTGGAACAGGGCAAACTCAATGAAACCGCCCTGCTCAGGGATTTCTACGACGGATTCAAGACCACGCTGGACGATGCCAAGGACAACATGGTCAGCGTCAAGGGCGTGGGCATAGAAACCGGTATCTCCTGCCCCCAGTGCAGCAAACCGGTGAATATCAAGATAGGGCGCAACGGACATTTCCTGGCCTGTACCGGGTATCCTGATTGCAGTTTTACCTCCAATTACAATCGGGATGAAAAGGGTCAGATTTCCATTGTGGAAAAAATCCAGGACAGCGAACCGGTTAAGGACTGCCCGGAATGCGGCCAGCCCATGGTCAGAAAGGACGGACGTTTCGGCCTTTTCCTGGCCTGTACAGGTTACCCGGATTGCAAGCATACCGAATCCGTGGCCCAGGACCAGGCCAACACAGATACAGGGGTGCCCTGTCCTGAAAAAGGATGCGAAGGCACCATTGTCGAAAAGAAATCCAAACGGGGAAAAGTATTCTACGGGTGTTCCAAATACCCGGACTGCGACTTTGCCTCCTGGGACAAACCCGTGGCCAAAACCTGTCCCCAATGCGATGGTGCCTATCTTGTTCAAAAGGAAACCAAACGGGACGGAAAATTTCTAAAATGCCCCAAAAAGGGATGCGGCTACAAAGAATCCATTATCGAAAAAAAAGAAGAATAGGAAAAGAATAAAGGGCCGGGAGGATAAGGC encodes:
- the parC gene encoding DNA topoisomerase IV subunit A, which encodes MTDTLPSAVEEYEKLPFQEFTQNAYLNYSMYVILDRALPHIGDGLKPVQRRIVYSMSQLGLSSTAKFKKSARTVGDVLGKFHPHGDSACYEAMVLMAQPFSLRYPLVDGQGNWGDPNDPKSFAAMRYTESRLSAYAEIFLKELDQGTVDWVPNFDGTLDEPTILPARLPNLLLNGTTGIAVGMATSILPHNLREVAKALIHLIENEDADVRALCRFVKGPDFPTDAEIITPADEIRQMYEKGTGRIKMRARYVIEDNELVFNALPHHGSTEKIYEQIAAQMSAKKLPMVADIRDESDHEDPTRLVVIPRSNRVDLNALAAHLFATTDLEKSYSVNMNMIGLDGRPGVKNLLEILSEWLEFRKDTIEKKLRFRLDKVLSRLHILEGFKIAYLNIDEVIRIIRESDHPKQDLMDAFGLTDVQAKAILDIRLRQLAKLEEIKILAEMDELNTERKSLEKTLNSPKAFKTFLINEIKEDAKKYGDPRRSPIKEREDAEAFSVTDVLDIEPVTIILSANGWIRSAKGHEINPENVKFRSGDQFLCHLRTRSDKPIVLLDNTGRSYTLYSHTLPSARGNGEPVTGHLTLTPGSTIHHMVAGEDKDLFLMASDRGYGFIMAFSDYLTNYKNGKAVLTLQKDQSPLPPQRVPDMEKDNVLAVTTMGRLLIFKLNELPRLKKGKGNKIIHLPLPLKNEARPEKLKFLKILPLNSNLVIHAGKHFLRLSPGNQADYTGMRGRRGKLLPRGYRNVDTVEVIPVQPVNDMGS
- the mltF gene encoding membrane-bound lytic murein transglycosylase MltF; protein product: MRNFLVKHFILLTLICLTLGAVCVSILVHHKDIGQPADTVELIKKTGKLRLITANAVNTCYYYEGTPTGFEYDLAKAFADYLNVELDIVIPGWNNMFAYLDQGKGDFIAAGIAITRKRLEHADFSIPYMTIQQRIIHHNLVFGPKNIDDMEFRTFHVRRGTSYQSRLAEIKGSGVDLNYILHNNTPTQELIAMVQNRQIKFTVADSNLALLNKRYFPDIEVGIPIQEKESLAWAVRKNDASMLKEINRFFLYANEKGILKKITKKYYDNIKDFDVYELKKFHERIETRLPAFQEVLEQESEKYGFDWRLMAAVVYQESHFNPKAKSFTNVRGLMQVTKATAREMGIANRLNPAQSIRAGIKYLDQMHQRFDYIEDNYQRMLFALASYNIGYGHVKDAIKLAAERGLDPETWQALKTTLPLLSKKSYYKKAKHGYARGWEPVHYVERILTYFDILKQKTLS
- a CDS encoding Rne/Rng family ribonuclease; the encoded protein is MTRKILINALDPEENRIAAVYDNKLDQFHIETAAKEVTKGNIYKGIVTRVEQSLQAVFVDYGAQKNGFLQKNEIHPDYFQDVEKKDKSLFNLIKKGQELIVQVSKDPINQKGAMLTTYISLPGRFGVLMPGNTTRGVSRKIGEDDERKRLVKILKSLKIAEGFGMIVRTAGKGATKTLLTADLRYLMRVWKNIDKQAMENPAPCLLYKEQSLAVRSLRDYFTTDIKEILIDSPETFKEVKEFIGMIAPKQKKIVRLFKGEKPIFTKYQLEEQISSIYRREVPLKSGGFLVIEQTEALVSIDVNSGKSTKKKNIEETAHHTNLEAAEEVARQLRLRDMGGLIVVDFIDMKERRHKAEITRTLKKHLKADKAKTKVGGITAFGLLEMSRQRIRHSITYGAYETCRHCNGRGMTPSMETQGLAFLRQLTLRTLKAEKNQKFNCRVPADVAYYILNTKREELLDLETKRQVFINIEIDDTMVSGQSSIS
- the yajC gene encoding preprotein translocase subunit YajC, whose amino-acid sequence is MISTAFAMGPTGGQAAGQAGGLAGFLPIIILFAIFYFLLIRPQQKKAKEHREMINNLKKGNRVITSGGIYGTITSLDDTTLGIEIAEKVKIKISRGNVAALVTENEPAQKSKEK
- the secD gene encoding protein translocase subunit SecD, which encodes MKLFTFKRVLSLGIVIAAVVCLLPTFTDTWPHKKINLGLDLQGGMHLVLEVQNEKAVEAEVERTIAELKKDLRSKGIKHLGITRTPDNQISAKISGTDSRQGVEKLLSEDYANLTIPSVETIEDGLAFTLALPDEETANIKKMATEQALETIRNRIDEFGVSEPDIRIQGDNRILLQLPGIQDPDRAKGLIGKTAQLTFQLVNDEADVNAALKGNPPVGSEILYQHRTDPNSGATTNVPFLIKKQVLLDGSLLTNARVEFDQFQQPQVGIEFNRKGARIFDRITAKNVNKRLAIVLDKNVYSAPNIQERIAGGKARITGQFSMNEAKDLAIALRAGSLPAPVKIIEERTVGPTLGADSVRMGLMSMVVGFTLVIAFMVVYYKTAGIIADLALIVNIILIGGGLAAFQATLTLPGIAGIILTIGMAVDANVIIFERIREELRAGRTPLAAVHTGYERATLTIMDANVTTLIAAIVLFQFGTGPIKGFAVTLGLGIVASLFTALVLSKSLYNMILQNNPTTSTLSI
- the secF gene encoding protein translocase subunit SecF produces the protein MQFFKSDVNIDFIGKQKIAACFSALLILAGLVSLVIHKGPNYGIDFAGGSLVQVKFTQAVDVSDIRSGLGELGLKDVSVQGFGAVENNEYLIRTSNAHAFSDNLESAINSGLETATKLVPEIRRVEMVGPQVGDDLKKKALLAIFYSLLFITIYISGRFEQKWTIAGITAGALMTAVYFLSVFNVSMPFLIGAALAVSLALFWTLRFQYAMGAIVALMHDVFITVGIFSILDLDVSLPIIAALLTIIGYSLNDTIIVFDRIRENLKGNTDPSAVPKLANKSINETLSRTILTSLTTLVVLFALFFLGGEIIHNFAFAMIIGVLIGTYSSIFVATPVVLAAQHKG
- the ybgF gene encoding tol-pal system protein YbgF, which gives rise to MLPAKRIWFISVLIIPALLVLPACGVFAPKPEATPTAESGLPDQEGSPEQPVTAAPESAQIESLEQKIDLLEDKIHILESQLAGQKKVVYTIEYSDPAQLYKKARTLLLAKEYNNAADLFTTFAQKHPDHSLADNAVYWLGECRYTTGQYKEAVTVFKSLVKSYPKAEKVPDALLKTGYAYLSLDDINRASHYLTLVIKKHPFSPAAEKAQIKLKEFQ